From Paenibacillus sp. GP183, one genomic window encodes:
- a CDS encoding helix-turn-helix domain-containing protein, whose protein sequence is MEGFHLCPKFEHAFELLGKRWTGLIIRVLLTGPKRFKDISDEIPSMSDRMLSERFKELEAAGMITRHVYPETPVRIEYELTDKGRALEPAMNEVQKWADKW, encoded by the coding sequence ATGGAAGGCTTTCATTTATGTCCGAAGTTTGAGCATGCGTTCGAGCTGCTGGGAAAGCGTTGGACGGGATTAATCATAAGAGTGCTGTTAACAGGACCTAAACGATTTAAAGATATTTCAGATGAGATTCCCAGCATGAGCGATCGAATGCTGTCAGAAAGATTCAAAGAGCTTGAAGCTGCGGGGATGATTACTCGGCATGTTTATCCGGAAACGCCGGTTCGGATTGAGTACGAGCTGACGGACAAAGGAAGAGCGCTCGAGCCTGCGATGAATGAAGTTCAGAAATGGGCCGATAAATGGTAG
- the hisS gene encoding histidine--tRNA ligase — MSIQKPKGTQDLLPGEIEKWQYLENKARDLCQRFNYKEIRSPIFEHTELFSRGVGETTDIVEKEMYTFLDKGNRSISLRPEGTAGVVRAYVENKLYGEPDVSKLYYIGPMFRYEQPQAGRYRQFHQFGVEAFGSVDPSIDAEVIALGYAFYKEIGLKNVSVEINSVGTPEIRSTFRVKLQEFFAPVKDNLCKDCKSRYERNPLRILDCKIDQKYGEGAPNILDYLDEACTTHFQAVQNDLTGMGIPYIINPRLVRGLDYYTHTAFEYKAAGIGSIDTIGGGGRYNGLVEQIGGNDQPGVGLGLGLERILLVLQAQGVEIPRPKPLDVYLIGLGEAAEKEVTQLLYQLRLHGVNAEKDYLGRKMKAQMKSADRFQAKYVAILGDDELSRGEITLKTMATGEQVTVTLVNFPLHVKTL; from the coding sequence ATGAGCATACAAAAGCCAAAAGGCACTCAGGATCTGCTCCCTGGAGAGATCGAGAAATGGCAATATCTCGAGAATAAAGCTCGAGACTTGTGTCAACGCTTCAATTACAAAGAAATCCGATCGCCGATTTTTGAGCACACCGAGCTATTCTCTCGGGGAGTAGGGGAAACGACGGATATTGTGGAAAAAGAAATGTATACGTTTCTTGATAAAGGAAACCGCAGCATCTCTCTTCGCCCGGAAGGGACAGCCGGCGTTGTTCGTGCTTATGTCGAGAATAAGCTTTACGGAGAGCCGGATGTGAGCAAGCTGTACTACATTGGGCCAATGTTCCGCTACGAGCAGCCGCAAGCCGGCCGTTACCGCCAATTTCACCAATTCGGCGTGGAAGCATTCGGTTCCGTTGATCCTAGTATCGATGCTGAAGTCATCGCGCTGGGGTACGCCTTTTACAAAGAAATCGGATTAAAGAACGTCAGTGTCGAAATTAACTCAGTTGGCACTCCTGAAATCAGATCCACCTTCCGGGTTAAGCTTCAAGAATTTTTTGCTCCAGTCAAGGATAATCTTTGTAAGGATTGTAAGTCTAGATATGAGCGTAATCCATTGCGGATTCTCGATTGTAAAATCGATCAAAAATATGGGGAAGGCGCTCCAAATATTTTGGATTATTTGGATGAGGCGTGTACGACTCATTTCCAAGCCGTTCAGAATGATTTGACCGGCATGGGAATTCCTTACATCATTAACCCGAGGCTGGTGCGGGGACTTGACTATTACACTCATACGGCTTTTGAGTACAAGGCAGCTGGTATTGGCTCAATTGATACGATTGGCGGAGGCGGAAGGTACAACGGGCTTGTTGAACAAATCGGCGGCAATGATCAGCCTGGCGTTGGGCTTGGACTGGGTTTGGAGCGCATTTTACTTGTGCTGCAAGCACAGGGTGTAGAAATTCCGCGCCCTAAGCCATTGGATGTGTACTTGATTGGACTTGGTGAAGCTGCTGAAAAAGAAGTCACCCAGCTGCTGTATCAGCTTCGACTTCATGGGGTCAATGCAGAAAAAGATTATCTGGGTCGTAAAATGAAGGCACAAATGAAATCAGCGGATCGGTTCCAAGCGAAGTATGTGGCTATTCTCGGAGATGATGAGTTAAGCCGCGGGGAGATTACTCTGAAAACTATGGCAACAGGCGAACAGGTTACCGTTACTCTTGTAAACTTTCCATTACATGTTAAGACATTATAA
- the aspS gene encoding aspartate--tRNA ligase: MMLKTHHCGQLTKANIGETVILNGWVQRRRDLGGVLFIDLRDRSGIVQTVFNPDFSGDALAIADRARNEYVLAIKGKVVERDADTVNKNIATGEIEIQVTEIEIMNAAKTPPFFIEDGIEVDESVRLKYRYLDLRRPEMQRTLMLRSKAAKVFRDFLDEQGFIDVETPILTKSTPEGARDYLVPSRVHPGEFFALPQSPQIFKQLLMVSGLERYYQIARCFRDEDLRADRQPEFTQVDIETSFLSQDQLLELMEQLIIKLMKETSNIDIQRPFQRLSYADAMSKYGSDKPDLRFGLELQDVSDIVAASGVQVFANVVKGGGQVKALNAKGCGTWSRKEIDDLLPFAARYGAKGLAWIQVKDGEFKGPIVKFFSEAEIASLTERLGAEEGDLLLFSADKKKVVADVLGNLRLKIGRQLGLIDDSVFKFAWVVDFPLLGYDEEDQRWVAEHHPFTRPKEEDLAFFDTDPGQIRAQAYDLVLNGYEVGGGSMRIYKREVQEKMFAALGFSKEEANEKFGFLLEAFEYGTPPHGGIAFGFDRLVMLISGRTNLRETIAFPKTASATDLLTDAPGTVDDKQLEQLSIRIALKQPAVKA; the protein is encoded by the coding sequence ATGATGCTCAAAACACATCACTGCGGACAGTTAACGAAGGCTAACATTGGAGAAACCGTTATTTTAAACGGTTGGGTGCAAAGAAGGCGCGATCTTGGAGGGGTTTTATTCATTGATCTGCGTGACCGCAGCGGAATTGTGCAAACGGTGTTCAACCCTGACTTTTCAGGGGATGCTTTAGCGATTGCTGATCGTGCCCGAAATGAATATGTGCTCGCGATAAAAGGTAAAGTCGTAGAGCGCGATGCGGATACCGTGAACAAAAACATTGCGACTGGGGAAATTGAAATTCAGGTTACTGAAATTGAAATTATGAATGCTGCCAAAACGCCTCCATTTTTTATTGAAGACGGTATTGAAGTGGATGAGTCGGTGAGGCTGAAGTACCGCTACTTGGATCTTCGTCGTCCGGAAATGCAAAGAACGCTTATGCTCCGCTCCAAGGCTGCCAAGGTATTCCGGGACTTTCTGGATGAGCAAGGCTTTATTGATGTAGAAACTCCGATTTTGACCAAAAGCACTCCGGAAGGCGCACGCGATTATTTGGTGCCCAGCCGTGTGCATCCAGGTGAATTTTTTGCATTGCCGCAATCGCCGCAAATTTTCAAGCAATTGTTGATGGTCAGCGGCCTGGAGCGTTATTATCAAATCGCTCGCTGCTTCCGCGATGAGGATCTTCGCGCTGATCGCCAGCCTGAGTTTACACAGGTCGACATTGAAACTTCCTTCCTCTCCCAGGATCAACTGCTGGAGCTGATGGAACAGCTTATCATCAAGCTTATGAAGGAAACCTCGAACATAGACATTCAGCGTCCGTTTCAGCGCCTCAGCTACGCCGACGCCATGAGTAAATACGGATCGGATAAGCCGGACCTTCGCTTTGGATTAGAGCTGCAGGATGTTTCGGATATCGTTGCTGCATCAGGTGTTCAGGTTTTCGCCAATGTGGTTAAGGGCGGCGGCCAAGTCAAAGCCTTAAATGCCAAAGGCTGTGGAACCTGGAGCCGTAAGGAAATTGACGATTTACTGCCGTTCGCAGCCAGATATGGAGCGAAAGGACTTGCCTGGATTCAAGTGAAGGATGGAGAATTCAAGGGACCTATCGTTAAATTCTTCTCAGAAGCAGAGATTGCCTCCTTGACGGAGCGACTAGGCGCAGAAGAAGGGGACTTGCTGCTGTTCTCAGCAGATAAGAAAAAAGTAGTTGCCGATGTGCTTGGTAACCTTCGTCTCAAAATTGGCCGTCAGCTCGGACTTATCGACGATTCCGTATTCAAGTTCGCGTGGGTAGTAGACTTCCCGCTGCTTGGTTATGATGAAGAAGATCAGCGCTGGGTAGCGGAGCATCATCCGTTCACTCGCCCGAAAGAGGAGGATCTTGCTTTCTTCGACACAGATCCGGGTCAAATCCGCGCCCAGGCCTATGACCTTGTGCTTAACGGCTACGAGGTAGGCGGCGGCTCGATGCGGATCTACAAGCGTGAAGTGCAGGAGAAGATGTTCGCAGCACTTGGCTTCTCCAAGGAAGAGGCCAACGAGAAATTCGGCTTTCTGCTTGAAGCTTTCGAATACGGAACACCTCCGCACGGCGGGATCGCTTTTGGCTTTGACCGCTTGGTGATGTTGATTTCGGGACGCACCAATCTGCGTGAAACCATCGCATTCCCAAAAACTGCAAGTGCTACAGACCTGTTAACCGATGCGCCAGGAACCGTAGACGACAAGCAGCTTGAGCAATTGTCGATTCGTATTGCGTTGAAGCAGCCTGCTGTGAAAGCCTGA
- a CDS encoding tRNA threonylcarbamoyladenosine dehydratase, whose product MLHQFSRTELAIGPEGLEIMKNSTVAVLGIGGVGSIAAEALARTGIGRIILIDKDVVDITNINRQIHALTTTVGQPKAELMRDRIKLINPECDAIALRMFYTEETYEKLFEYKLDYVLDASDTIIYKIHLIKQCLERKIPLISSMGAANKMDPTQFQVADISKTSMDPIARVIRQKLRKEGIKKGVKVVFSKEQPAKPREDVTQKIVPENAPEIRKAKMPPSSNAFVPPVAGLIMVSVAVKDLLEQAK is encoded by the coding sequence ATGCTTCATCAATTTTCCCGTACCGAACTGGCGATTGGACCCGAAGGATTGGAAATCATGAAAAACAGCACCGTTGCAGTGCTGGGTATAGGCGGCGTCGGCTCTATTGCAGCGGAAGCCCTTGCAAGGACCGGTATTGGCCGTATTATTTTGATTGATAAAGATGTTGTCGATATCACGAATATAAACAGGCAGATTCATGCGCTTACTACGACCGTTGGACAGCCAAAGGCTGAATTGATGCGGGACCGTATCAAGCTAATCAACCCGGAATGCGATGCTATTGCATTGCGTATGTTTTACACAGAAGAAACCTATGAAAAGCTGTTCGAGTATAAGCTTGATTATGTTTTGGATGCAAGCGACACGATCATCTATAAGATCCATTTGATCAAGCAATGCCTGGAACGTAAAATCCCATTGATCTCAAGCATGGGAGCAGCGAATAAAATGGATCCGACCCAGTTTCAAGTCGCCGACATCTCCAAAACCTCAATGGATCCGATAGCCAGGGTCATTCGCCAGAAGCTGCGAAAAGAGGGGATCAAGAAAGGCGTAAAGGTTGTTTTCTCCAAGGAACAGCCTGCCAAGCCGCGGGAAGATGTCACACAGAAAATCGTTCCCGAAAACGCGCCAGAAATTCGCAAAGCCAAAATGCCTCCGTCCAGCAACGCATTCGTTCCTCCAGTTGCAGGACTTATTATGGTCAGTGTTGCTGTCAAGGATCTCCTTGAGCAAGCTAAATAG
- a CDS encoding replication-associated recombination protein A, translating to MDLFDLNQTTDHQPLAERMRPQTLDQYFGQSHILGQGKVLRKIIETDKVTSMILQGPPSSGKTSLAYIISQSTKADFVRLNAVSLTVAELRETIQTARDNQKMYGKKTIVMIDEIHAMKSNVQMALLPSVEEGIITLIGLTTESIAHDLIPPLVSRCRTFTLKALDYNDLKEIILRALQSDKGLANKFVMTDEALEYLVDICNGDVRSAFNALEMAAFSLYEGNVIELQHIREAYDSRVNSITTSDFYDIVSAFCKSLRGSQTDSALYWLARMLDSGVDPLYIVRRLVVHSSEDVGMANPNALQIAIAAQQTVEFVGMPEGRLALAHATVYICESPKSNSVYKGLAKAFEMVRNHRAYPVPENIRDSSKSYVNPIDNPNSKMQYLPPEIENQRFYFPQNSGTEAKIFARHQEREKKE from the coding sequence TTGGACTTATTCGATTTGAACCAAACAACCGACCATCAACCGCTTGCTGAGAGAATGCGTCCCCAGACGCTTGATCAATATTTTGGACAATCCCATATCCTGGGCCAAGGAAAAGTACTGCGCAAGATTATTGAAACCGATAAAGTCACCAGCATGATTTTACAGGGTCCGCCAAGCAGCGGAAAAACGAGTCTTGCGTATATAATCAGCCAGTCCACAAAAGCCGATTTTGTGCGCCTCAATGCTGTTTCTTTAACGGTAGCCGAGCTTCGGGAAACGATTCAAACAGCAAGAGACAATCAAAAAATGTATGGTAAAAAAACAATTGTGATGATAGATGAAATCCATGCCATGAAAAGTAATGTTCAAATGGCGCTTCTGCCGTCCGTGGAGGAAGGAATCATTACATTAATAGGTCTCACCACGGAATCTATTGCCCACGACTTGATTCCTCCGCTTGTTTCCCGCTGTCGAACTTTTACGTTAAAAGCTCTGGACTATAATGATCTTAAAGAAATCATCCTCAGGGCGCTGCAAAGTGATAAAGGACTGGCAAATAAATTTGTGATGACGGACGAAGCATTGGAATATTTGGTCGATATTTGCAACGGGGATGTTCGGAGTGCCTTCAATGCTTTGGAAATGGCTGCATTCTCCTTGTATGAAGGAAATGTCATTGAGCTGCAGCATATTCGTGAGGCCTACGACTCCAGAGTGAACAGTATCACGACGAGCGATTTTTATGATATTGTTTCTGCCTTTTGCAAGTCGCTGCGGGGTTCCCAAACGGATTCGGCTCTTTACTGGTTAGCTCGTATGCTGGACAGCGGTGTCGACCCGCTTTATATTGTGCGCAGGCTTGTTGTGCATTCAAGTGAAGATGTAGGCATGGCCAATCCAAATGCTTTGCAGATTGCCATAGCGGCACAGCAAACCGTGGAATTTGTGGGAATGCCTGAAGGGCGATTAGCCCTTGCTCACGCAACGGTATATATTTGTGAAAGCCCTAAATCCAACAGCGTCTATAAAGGGCTCGCCAAGGCGTTTGAAATGGTGAGGAACCATCGAGCTTATCCGGTTCCCGAAAATATAAGAGACAGCTCCAAGAGTTACGTGAACCCCATAGACAATCCGAACAGCAAGATGCAGTACCTGCCGCCTGAAATCGAGAATCAACGATTTTACTTTCCGCAAAACAGCGGCACCGAAGCGAAGATTTTTGCCCGTCATCAGGAGAGAGAGAAGAAGGAGTAA
- the mnmA gene encoding tRNA 2-thiouridine(34) synthase MnmA has protein sequence MSKKARVVLGMSGGVDSSVAALLLKEQGYEVIGIFMKNWDDTDEFGHCTAEEDAEDVRRVCAQLDIPFYTVNFEKQYYDKVFAYFLDEYRKGRTPNPDVMCNREIKFGELLQKVSDLGGDYIATGHYARLEHLDGEYRLLRGVDASKDQTYFLNALNQYQLSRAMFPIGDLPKPRVREIAEAAGLATAKKKDSTGICFIGERDFKQFLSQYLPAQPGNMKDIRTNEIKGRHDGLMYYTLGQRQGLGIGGSGSGEPWFVADKDLETNELLVIQGDQHPSLYSTGLSASDMNWISPQPPQATFNCTAKFRYRQPDQGVTVTIGGNGTCEVVFDKPQKAVTPGQSVVFYDGDVCLGGAVIDKVHKVQGSENREYSVGK, from the coding sequence ATGAGTAAAAAAGCAAGGGTTGTGCTCGGTATGTCAGGCGGCGTAGATTCATCCGTTGCTGCATTGCTGCTGAAAGAGCAAGGCTATGAAGTCATCGGAATATTCATGAAAAATTGGGACGATACCGATGAGTTTGGCCATTGCACCGCCGAAGAAGACGCAGAGGATGTTCGCAGAGTTTGCGCTCAGCTCGACATTCCTTTTTATACAGTTAATTTTGAAAAGCAATATTACGATAAAGTGTTTGCCTATTTCCTGGACGAGTATCGCAAGGGTCGCACGCCAAATCCGGATGTCATGTGCAACCGCGAAATCAAGTTCGGTGAACTGCTGCAAAAGGTTAGTGATCTGGGCGGAGACTATATCGCAACCGGACATTATGCCCGATTGGAACATTTGGACGGCGAATATCGCTTGCTTCGCGGTGTGGATGCGAGCAAGGATCAGACCTATTTCTTGAATGCATTGAATCAGTATCAACTATCCAGAGCAATGTTCCCCATCGGAGATCTGCCCAAACCGCGAGTACGGGAAATAGCGGAAGCTGCAGGCCTTGCAACAGCAAAGAAAAAAGACAGCACGGGTATCTGCTTTATTGGAGAGCGGGATTTCAAACAATTCCTCAGCCAGTATTTGCCGGCTCAGCCTGGTAACATGAAGGATATTCGTACCAATGAAATCAAAGGCAGGCATGATGGCCTTATGTACTATACCCTGGGGCAGAGGCAAGGTCTCGGCATCGGAGGGTCGGGATCAGGCGAACCCTGGTTTGTAGCCGACAAGGATTTGGAAACAAATGAACTTCTTGTTATTCAAGGAGATCAGCATCCCAGCCTCTATTCCACTGGACTCAGCGCTTCTGACATGAACTGGATAAGCCCGCAACCGCCGCAAGCCACATTCAATTGTACAGCTAAATTCCGTTATCGCCAGCCTGATCAAGGCGTGACAGTTACGATTGGCGGCAATGGGACTTGCGAGGTTGTGTTCGATAAGCCGCAAAAAGCGGTAACTCCAGGCCAGTCGGTCGTTTTTTACGATGGAGATGTCTGTTTAGGCGGGGCTGTTATCGATAAAGTTCACAAAGTTCAAGGGAGCGAGAATCGTGAATATTCAGTCGGAAAGTAA
- a CDS encoding Rrf2 family transcriptional regulator: MKISTKGRYGLTIMMELATKFGEGPTSLKSIAEKHQLSEHYLEQLVAPLRNAGLVKSIRGAYGGYILSKSPEQITSGDVIRVLEGPISPVDFTEEDDPAKRDLWIRIRDSIAEVLDSTSLASLISFQDSGGTDNYMFYI; this comes from the coding sequence TTGAAGATTTCTACAAAGGGCCGATATGGACTCACGATTATGATGGAGCTTGCGACCAAATTCGGCGAGGGTCCGACTTCTTTAAAAAGCATAGCGGAGAAGCATCAGCTTTCCGAGCATTATCTGGAACAACTTGTCGCGCCCCTGCGTAATGCCGGTTTGGTCAAAAGCATTCGCGGAGCCTACGGTGGATATATACTTTCTAAATCTCCGGAGCAAATTACATCGGGTGATGTGATCCGGGTGCTTGAGGGACCTATCAGTCCGGTGGATTTTACGGAAGAAGATGATCCTGCGAAGCGCGACCTATGGATCCGGATTCGTGACAGCATTGCTGAGGTGCTCGATTCAACGAGTCTTGCCAGTTTGATTTCCTTTCAGGATTCGGGCGGTACTGACAATTACATGTTTTATATTTGA
- a CDS encoding cysteine desulfurase family protein has protein sequence MEPIYLDHAATTPLHPDVLEVMQPYYKEFFGNPSSIHSFGRAAKTAINGSRDFIAGKLGCLPNELIFTSGGTESNNMAIYGLLQTNTEKKHIITTRIEHHAVLHPCEWLENLGIDVTYIPVDQSGLVLADDIESAIRPDTALISMMFGNNEVGTLQPVEEVGRIAQAHGIAFHVDAVQALGKVDFDLAALPVDLMSFSAHKINGPKGIGALYISRAKRVAPVFYGGSQERKRRPGTENVAGIVGFAKAVEIIFSSDIEHRSHQLRQKMVDCLQQELGKDGFILNGHQTKCLPHIVNISFPGVGTESLLMNLDLEGIAAASGSACTSGSLEISHVLKAMDLPDDVTSSAIRFSFGMGNTMEQIEYAAQKTATIVNRLRKR, from the coding sequence ATGGAACCCATATATTTGGATCATGCTGCTACCACACCGCTTCATCCAGACGTTCTGGAGGTCATGCAGCCTTACTATAAAGAGTTTTTTGGCAACCCCTCAAGCATTCATAGCTTTGGACGAGCTGCCAAGACAGCGATTAACGGTTCGCGTGATTTCATAGCCGGGAAACTCGGCTGCCTGCCCAATGAGCTTATTTTCACAAGCGGAGGCACTGAGAGCAATAATATGGCTATCTATGGATTGCTCCAAACTAACACGGAGAAGAAACATATCATAACAACCCGCATTGAGCATCATGCTGTACTTCATCCCTGCGAATGGCTGGAGAATCTCGGGATTGATGTGACTTATATTCCTGTAGACCAGAGCGGTCTTGTACTTGCCGATGATATTGAGTCTGCTATCCGCCCGGACACGGCTCTTATCAGCATGATGTTTGGGAATAATGAAGTAGGTACGCTGCAGCCTGTCGAAGAGGTAGGCCGGATCGCCCAAGCCCATGGAATTGCTTTTCATGTGGACGCTGTTCAAGCCCTGGGCAAGGTTGACTTTGATTTAGCGGCACTTCCTGTAGATCTCATGAGCTTTTCGGCACATAAAATCAACGGACCCAAAGGGATAGGGGCTTTATACATCTCCAGGGCTAAACGAGTGGCTCCAGTTTTTTACGGAGGATCCCAGGAAAGAAAGCGTCGTCCTGGCACTGAAAATGTCGCGGGCATTGTTGGCTTTGCCAAAGCGGTGGAAATCATCTTTAGCTCAGATATAGAGCATCGTTCCCATCAGCTTCGTCAGAAAATGGTAGATTGTCTGCAGCAAGAATTAGGCAAGGATGGTTTTATCTTGAACGGCCATCAGACGAAGTGCCTGCCGCATATTGTAAACATCAGTTTTCCGGGTGTAGGCACGGAAAGCTTGCTGATGAATCTGGATCTAGAAGGTATTGCCGCAGCAAGCGGTTCTGCCTGTACATCCGGTTCGCTGGAGATCTCGCATGTATTAAAGGCGATGGATCTGCCCGACGATGTCACATCATCAGCGATTCGTTTCAGCTTCGGCATGGGTAACACTATGGAACAGATTGAATATGCTGCTCAGAAAACTGCAACCATAGTGAATCGATTACGTAAGAGATAA
- a CDS encoding AI-2E family transporter: protein MERFWKNKWFAALVYILMSLFVVYLLFLMKPMLLGIFQFLKAVLMPFLIAMMISYLLNPIVVLLNQRKVPRTIAVLLIYSVFIVCVSVIIINVIPMLMNQLVELNEHLPQLAMQGQSFIESVNQSQLLPFSVREGINHSLVKLESGISAAISDYMNQIGTTINVLFIAFIIPFLAFYMLKDFQMIEKTAIAIVPQAHRKPTIKLLVDIDTALGNYIRGQLIVCVIVGVLAYIGYWIIKMPYPLLLASIVAVFNIIPYLGPFFGAAPAVIMASTVSVKMMIIVAILNLIIQVLEGNVISPQVVGRTLHMHPLFIIFALLVGGEIAGIPGLILAVPFFAALKVVVQHLFQHYINRSAQ, encoded by the coding sequence TTGGAACGATTTTGGAAAAATAAATGGTTTGCGGCATTGGTCTATATTCTTATGTCCCTTTTTGTTGTGTATTTGCTTTTTCTAATGAAGCCGATGCTCCTTGGCATCTTTCAGTTTTTAAAAGCCGTGCTGATGCCATTTCTTATAGCCATGATGATCTCCTACCTCTTAAACCCCATCGTGGTGCTGCTCAATCAGCGAAAGGTGCCCAGAACTATAGCCGTTTTGTTGATTTACAGCGTGTTTATTGTTTGTGTGTCTGTAATTATTATCAATGTCATCCCTATGCTTATGAATCAGCTGGTGGAGCTCAACGAGCACCTGCCGCAGCTTGCGATGCAAGGGCAATCCTTTATTGAAAGTGTTAACCAAAGTCAACTGCTTCCGTTCAGTGTGCGAGAGGGGATTAATCATTCGTTGGTTAAACTCGAGTCCGGCATTTCTGCAGCCATTTCCGACTATATGAATCAAATCGGCACGACGATCAATGTGCTGTTTATTGCTTTCATCATTCCGTTTCTGGCCTTCTACATGCTGAAGGATTTTCAAATGATCGAAAAAACAGCTATAGCTATCGTACCCCAAGCTCATCGTAAGCCAACTATCAAGCTGCTTGTCGATATCGATACCGCCTTGGGAAATTATATCAGAGGCCAATTGATCGTATGTGTGATCGTTGGGGTGCTTGCGTATATTGGTTATTGGATTATCAAAATGCCCTATCCGTTATTGCTGGCCAGTATTGTGGCTGTTTTCAATATTATTCCGTACTTGGGCCCTTTTTTTGGCGCTGCTCCTGCTGTGATCATGGCCTCAACCGTTTCCGTAAAAATGATGATCATCGTTGCCATTCTGAATCTTATTATCCAGGTGCTCGAAGGCAATGTGATTTCTCCTCAAGTGGTTGGCCGCACGCTTCATATGCATCCGCTCTTTATTATTTTTGCTTTGCTGGTGGGCGGCGAAATCGCAGGAATTCCGGGCTTGATTTTGGCTGTGCCTTTTTTTGCCGCTTTGAAAGTCGTTGTTCAGCATTTGTTTCAGCACTATATCAACCGCTCAGCCCAATAG